In one Novipirellula artificiosorum genomic region, the following are encoded:
- a CDS encoding DUF1549 and DUF1553 domain-containing protein, with amino-acid sequence MKCIQNGNAAKLRPCLLRIGIVASVLLFALTVALAPKVSLAQQQRAPAKKQATQKPPARPKIRLPQSVRSSSTVAMQVTPVIASRRSAAVSGALRIDQLVRGPLLSNKQFPNEIASDEVFLRRVFLDVAGRIPTLTESEAFLSSSEPNRRENLIDDLLGSPDYVSNQFNFWADTLRLVDRPQPNIIAEPFLAYVKDSIRTNKPYDKWVYEMLTADGKVWENPATGFQLRDDGMPLPYIDNTVRVFLGTQVGCAQCHDHPFDEWSQYQFYQLAAYTTGVRTRIQKGSPGFEKKNPATVLIEQAKEQATDGRVSGAFQRMARANTYNVSEVKSKLRLPHDYAYYDAKPKTVVEPAVLWGEIPTSAQHSSLREQFAAWVTSPDNPQFSKTIVNRLWKRFLGVGLVEPVDDFSYEHPCINEPLMDYLCEELQWDGFDLKQLLRTILYSKTYQRTASDYDFNSGEPYYFPGPVIRRMTAEQVWDSILTLAVTNPWPFQRPTAEDLAPLVNIDFGKESYSDVLSRSERFAETYYRPAYLRTIRKHAYQGNVLCRASELPSPQSADHFLRQFGQGDRESINGADSDATVPQILAMFNGPITHVMLEEGSAIVDHVMAIDKVSERIDAIFLSLLTRRPNGADRAIAARELSQLENDNVAYGNIVWSLLNTREFLFIQ; translated from the coding sequence ATGAAATGCATTCAAAATGGTAATGCAGCGAAGTTGCGTCCCTGCCTGCTTCGCATTGGGATCGTTGCCTCGGTCTTGCTGTTTGCCCTCACCGTCGCCTTGGCTCCCAAGGTCTCCCTTGCCCAGCAGCAACGGGCTCCGGCCAAGAAACAAGCGACGCAGAAGCCGCCAGCGCGTCCCAAAATCCGATTGCCTCAGAGTGTCCGGAGTTCGTCAACCGTCGCGATGCAAGTCACGCCCGTCATCGCATCTCGCCGTAGCGCCGCAGTCTCGGGCGCTCTACGAATCGACCAATTGGTTCGCGGTCCGCTGTTGTCGAACAAGCAGTTTCCGAACGAAATCGCGAGCGACGAGGTCTTTCTACGTCGCGTTTTCTTGGACGTTGCCGGTCGCATCCCCACGTTGACGGAAAGCGAAGCCTTCCTGTCGAGTAGCGAACCCAATCGACGTGAAAACCTGATCGACGATTTGCTTGGCTCACCCGATTATGTCAGCAACCAGTTCAATTTCTGGGCCGACACGTTGCGATTGGTCGATCGCCCCCAACCCAACATCATCGCCGAGCCCTTTCTCGCTTACGTCAAGGACTCGATTCGGACCAACAAACCCTATGACAAGTGGGTTTACGAGATGCTGACTGCCGACGGCAAGGTTTGGGAGAACCCGGCAACGGGGTTCCAATTGCGAGATGATGGGATGCCGCTGCCCTACATCGATAACACCGTACGCGTCTTCTTGGGCACCCAAGTCGGATGCGCTCAGTGTCATGATCACCCCTTTGATGAGTGGTCGCAGTACCAGTTTTATCAACTCGCGGCGTATACCACGGGCGTGCGCACGCGGATCCAAAAAGGATCGCCCGGATTTGAGAAGAAGAATCCAGCGACGGTACTGATTGAACAAGCCAAAGAACAAGCCACCGATGGCCGCGTCTCGGGGGCGTTTCAGCGAATGGCTCGTGCAAACACCTACAACGTTTCGGAAGTCAAATCCAAACTGCGGCTACCGCATGACTATGCCTACTACGATGCCAAACCGAAAACGGTCGTGGAACCTGCTGTGCTTTGGGGAGAAATCCCCACGTCGGCCCAACACAGCTCCTTGCGTGAACAGTTCGCCGCATGGGTCACCAGTCCCGACAACCCGCAATTCAGCAAAACGATCGTCAACCGTCTGTGGAAACGTTTTCTGGGTGTGGGGTTAGTGGAACCGGTCGATGACTTTAGCTATGAACATCCTTGCATCAATGAACCGTTGATGGATTATTTATGCGAAGAACTGCAATGGGATGGGTTCGACCTCAAACAACTGCTGCGAACGATCCTCTACAGCAAGACCTATCAACGAACAGCCAGCGACTATGACTTCAACAGTGGCGAACCCTACTATTTTCCAGGGCCTGTGATTCGACGGATGACCGCAGAGCAGGTTTGGGATTCGATCCTCACGTTGGCAGTGACCAATCCGTGGCCCTTTCAGCGACCGACTGCGGAAGACCTTGCGCCGCTTGTCAACATTGATTTTGGCAAAGAAAGCTACAGCGATGTCCTGTCTCGATCCGAACGTTTTGCCGAAACCTACTATCGCCCAGCCTACCTACGAACGATTCGCAAACATGCCTACCAAGGTAACGTCTTGTGCCGAGCCAGCGAGTTGCCGTCTCCCCAGTCGGCCGACCATTTTCTTCGCCAGTTTGGGCAAGGAGATCGTGAATCGATCAATGGTGCCGATTCGGACGCCACGGTTCCGCAAATCTTGGCAATGTTCAACGGCCCCATCACCCACGTGATGCTCGAAGAGGGCTCTGCAATCGTCGATCATGTCATGGCGATCGATAAGGTTTCCGAGCGAATCGACGCGATTTTCCTCAGCCTGTTGACGCGACGCCCCAACGGCGCCGATCGCGCCATCGCGGCTCGCGAATTGTCTCAGCTCGAAAATGACAATGTCGCCTACGGCAATATCGTGTGGTCGTTGCTGAACACCCGAGAGTTCTTGTTCATTCAATAG
- a CDS encoding DUF1501 domain-containing protein, with protein MARPEYSPQQRREFIKSIAKQTLGVSFAGTASSPSLFSEAEATPALAAGKAKHVIYLFMDGAMSHLDTFDPKVGVDEAGETKPIATRVPGIQYGNRFPKLAYLAGAIAVVRSLSTETGAHEQGRYLMRTAYKPLNSIRHPAMGAWMLSERGRLNPHLPGNYLIGSSNRHPGAGFLEASLSPVPIAKASAGLQDIKLPQYLPEQLFHRRLTLASKFDQAFLKDRSNRAVEAYNQLYSEAKQLMGSEHLKAFDIAEEPQQVRDAYGNHSFGQGCLLARRLVQGGARFVEVNFGGWDMHQQLYDSLDQKASQLDTGLSSLLRDLHRKGLLSETLVVLTTEFGRKPEINANAGRDHHPGAFCSLLAGAGIRGGQVYGASDATGTSVESDSVSVADFNKTIAAAAGLPYTEERYAPNGRPFKIGGDGKPVEALLA; from the coding sequence ATGGCTCGACCTGAATACAGCCCTCAACAACGCCGCGAGTTCATCAAGTCGATCGCCAAGCAAACGCTCGGCGTTTCGTTTGCCGGCACCGCCAGCTCGCCATCCCTTTTCTCCGAGGCGGAGGCGACGCCCGCATTAGCAGCGGGAAAAGCCAAGCACGTGATCTACTTGTTCATGGATGGCGCGATGTCGCATTTGGACACGTTTGATCCCAAAGTGGGCGTGGACGAAGCAGGTGAAACAAAACCAATCGCAACACGAGTCCCAGGCATTCAGTACGGAAACCGGTTCCCAAAACTCGCCTACTTAGCCGGTGCGATTGCCGTCGTCCGATCGCTGAGTACCGAAACGGGGGCTCACGAGCAGGGTCGCTACCTGATGCGGACCGCTTACAAGCCGCTCAACAGCATCCGCCATCCCGCGATGGGAGCTTGGATGTTGTCCGAACGGGGCCGGTTGAACCCTCACCTTCCCGGAAACTATCTGATTGGCAGCAGCAACCGACACCCAGGCGCAGGGTTCCTCGAAGCCTCCTTGTCGCCCGTTCCGATTGCCAAGGCCTCGGCGGGGCTACAGGACATCAAGCTGCCGCAATACCTGCCGGAGCAACTGTTCCATCGTCGATTGACGCTGGCAAGCAAATTCGATCAGGCCTTTCTAAAAGATCGCAGCAACCGCGCAGTGGAAGCCTACAATCAACTCTACTCCGAGGCGAAACAGTTGATGGGCAGTGAGCACTTGAAAGCCTTCGACATCGCTGAAGAACCGCAACAGGTCCGCGACGCTTACGGGAATCATTCTTTTGGCCAAGGATGTTTGCTTGCTCGACGATTGGTTCAAGGTGGCGCTCGTTTTGTTGAGGTGAACTTCGGCGGCTGGGACATGCATCAACAGCTGTACGACAGCCTCGATCAGAAGGCGTCTCAATTGGACACCGGGCTGAGCAGTCTGCTTCGCGATCTTCACCGCAAAGGCTTGTTGTCGGAAACCCTGGTGGTGCTCACAACCGAATTCGGCCGCAAACCCGAGATCAATGCAAACGCAGGACGTGATCACCATCCGGGCGCCTTTTGCAGTCTGTTGGCAGGCGCGGGAATCCGAGGCGGGCAAGTCTACGGGGCCTCGGATGCGACGGGCACGTCGGTCGAAAGCGACTCCGTGTCGGTGGCCGACTTCAACAAAACGATCGCGGCAGCAGCCGGATTGCCGTATACCGAGGAACGCTATGCCCCCAACGGGCGCCCGTTCAAGATCGGCGGTGATGGGAAACCGGTCGAGGCCTTGCTGGCTTAA